A region of Subtercola boreus DNA encodes the following proteins:
- a CDS encoding GlsB/YeaQ/YmgE family stress response membrane protein, with the protein MLGLIISLIVVGLIAGALARLIVPGRQSISILMTIVLGIVGSFVGGFLGFLIFQHDPMDGFFQPAGIIGSIIGAVIVLVIYTQVAGRRSVSR; encoded by the coding sequence ATGCTCGGTCTCATCATCAGCCTCATCGTCGTCGGCCTCATCGCTGGCGCGCTCGCCCGCCTCATCGTTCCGGGTCGCCAGAGCATCTCGATCCTCATGACCATCGTGCTCGGTATCGTCGGGTCGTTCGTGGGCGGGTTCCTCGGCTTCCTGATCTTCCAGCACGACCCGATGGACGGCTTCTTCCAGCCCGCCGGCATCATCGGCTCGATCATCGGCGCCGTCATCGTGCTGGTCATCTACACCCAGGTCGCCGGCCGCCGCTCGGTCAGCCGCTAA
- a CDS encoding response regulator transcription factor: MSVTAAARPIRVALVDDYDVVLTGLAHMFDRYRDRVLVCEIDANADLSDEVDIVLYDSFAQPESDHQELRGLVKNPRASRVVVYTWNFQPELVDSARGQGIHGYLSKTLPARDLVAALESVHAGETVISDPPKRAGSALGLDWPGRHEGFTDRESEILALITQGKNNADVARLTYLSPNTVKSYIRSIYRKIDVSSRTQAVLWGVDHGFAPDHHRIDHWLGGP; encoded by the coding sequence ATGAGCGTGACAGCGGCGGCCAGACCCATCCGGGTGGCCCTCGTCGACGACTACGACGTCGTACTCACCGGGCTCGCCCACATGTTCGACCGCTACCGCGATCGCGTGCTCGTGTGCGAGATCGACGCCAACGCGGATCTCAGTGACGAAGTCGACATCGTGCTGTACGACTCGTTCGCCCAGCCCGAATCAGACCATCAGGAACTGCGCGGGCTGGTGAAGAATCCGCGGGCGAGCCGGGTCGTCGTCTACACCTGGAACTTCCAGCCCGAGCTCGTCGACAGCGCACGCGGGCAGGGCATCCACGGGTACCTCTCGAAAACCCTGCCGGCTCGGGACCTCGTCGCGGCGCTCGAATCGGTGCACGCGGGCGAAACGGTGATCAGCGACCCGCCGAAACGGGCGGGCAGCGCTCTCGGGCTCGACTGGCCCGGCCGGCACGAGGGGTTCACCGACCGCGAGTCGGAGATTCTCGCGCTCATCACCCAGGGCAAGAACAACGCCGACGTGGCCCGGCTCACCTATCTCAGCCCGAACACGGTCAAGTCGTACATCCGAAGCATCTACCGCAAGATCGACGTGTCCAGCCGGACTCAGGCCGTGCTCTGGGGCGTCGACCACGGCTTCGCGCCCGACCACCACCGCATCGACCACTGGCTCGGCGGCCCGTAG
- a CDS encoding vWA domain-containing protein → MARANRRLTRGSRYSKYDGGPDPLAPPVDVTEALDAIGKDVMAGYSPENAMREFLRRGGRDQAGLDDLARRVAERRRELTQKHNLDGTLQEIKELLDRAVLEERKQLARDALMDEGDRALAEIQLDSLPSSPSAAVSELNDYRWQSAEARADYEKIKDLLGREMLDQRFAGMKNALENATDEDRAAITEMLGDLNQLLDAHKRGEDTPEQFAEFMAKHGQFFPEQPENVDELLDALAARAAAAQRMRNSMTQEQRDELDALAAEAFGSPDLMEALSELDGQLRDLRPGEDWNGSERMDGQDGLGLGDGTGVFQDIADLDGLAEQLSQSQNSSQLDDLDLDALARQLGDSAAVDARTIQQLEKALRDNGALKRGTDGTLKLTPKAMRQLGKALLRDVAEKLSGRGGNRDVGQAGAAGERSGATREWAFGDTEPWDVTRTITNAITRTAGEGRSALRGVSIQIGDVEVQETEARSQACVALLVDTSFSMAMDDRWVPMKRTALALHTLITSRFRGDDLQLIGFGRHAEVMDIEQLIGLDAKWDKGTNLHHALMLANRHFRKHPNAQPVLLIVTDGEPTSHLEPGGEVYFSYPPDPLTVAYAVRELDASMRLGAQTSFFRLGDDPGLARFIDSMARRVGGSVVAPEADDLGAAVVSSYLGSRGGTPGAGGSASPDDFGGMFGRGWGRW, encoded by the coding sequence ACGTGACCGAGGCGCTCGACGCCATCGGCAAAGACGTGATGGCCGGGTACTCGCCCGAGAATGCGATGCGCGAGTTCCTCCGCCGCGGCGGCCGCGACCAGGCCGGACTCGACGATCTCGCCCGGCGCGTGGCCGAGCGGCGCCGCGAACTGACGCAGAAACACAACCTCGACGGCACCCTTCAGGAGATCAAGGAACTGCTCGACCGTGCCGTGCTCGAGGAGCGCAAGCAGCTCGCCCGCGATGCATTGATGGATGAGGGCGACAGGGCCCTTGCGGAGATCCAGCTCGACAGCCTGCCGTCGTCCCCGTCGGCGGCGGTCAGCGAGCTGAACGACTACCGCTGGCAGAGCGCCGAGGCGCGCGCCGACTACGAGAAGATCAAGGACCTGCTGGGCCGGGAGATGCTCGACCAGCGTTTCGCTGGCATGAAGAATGCCCTAGAGAATGCGACCGACGAGGATCGCGCCGCCATCACCGAGATGCTCGGCGATCTGAACCAGCTGCTCGACGCCCACAAGCGGGGTGAGGACACCCCCGAGCAGTTCGCTGAGTTCATGGCGAAGCACGGGCAGTTCTTCCCCGAGCAGCCGGAGAACGTCGACGAGCTCCTCGACGCGCTCGCCGCCCGCGCCGCCGCGGCCCAGCGCATGCGCAACTCGATGACCCAGGAGCAGCGCGACGAACTCGACGCGCTCGCGGCCGAGGCGTTCGGGTCGCCCGACCTGATGGAAGCGCTGTCAGAGCTCGACGGTCAGCTGCGCGACCTCCGCCCCGGTGAGGACTGGAACGGTTCCGAGCGGATGGACGGACAAGACGGCCTCGGCCTCGGCGACGGCACCGGCGTCTTCCAGGACATCGCCGACCTCGACGGCCTGGCCGAACAGCTCTCCCAGTCGCAGAACAGCTCGCAGCTCGACGACCTCGACCTCGACGCGCTCGCCCGGCAGCTCGGCGACTCGGCGGCAGTGGATGCCCGAACCATCCAGCAGCTCGAGAAGGCCCTCCGTGACAACGGTGCACTCAAGCGCGGAACCGACGGCACCCTCAAACTCACGCCGAAGGCGATGCGGCAACTCGGCAAGGCGCTGCTGCGGGACGTCGCCGAGAAGCTGTCGGGGCGCGGCGGCAACCGTGACGTGGGACAGGCGGGAGCTGCGGGGGAGCGCTCGGGGGCGACCCGGGAGTGGGCGTTCGGCGACACTGAACCGTGGGACGTCACCCGCACCATCACGAACGCGATCACCCGCACGGCCGGCGAGGGCCGTTCGGCTCTGCGCGGGGTGAGCATCCAGATCGGCGACGTCGAAGTGCAGGAGACCGAGGCCCGCAGCCAGGCCTGCGTCGCCCTGCTCGTCGACACGTCGTTCTCGATGGCGATGGATGATCGCTGGGTGCCCATGAAGCGCACGGCCCTCGCGCTGCACACCCTCATCACGAGCCGTTTCCGCGGTGACGACCTGCAGCTGATCGGCTTCGGCCGGCACGCCGAGGTGATGGACATCGAACAGCTCATCGGTCTCGACGCCAAGTGGGACAAGGGCACGAACCTGCACCACGCGCTGATGCTGGCTAACCGGCACTTCCGGAAGCACCCGAACGCCCAGCCGGTGCTGCTGATCGTCACCGACGGCGAACCCACCTCGCACCTCGAACCCGGCGGCGAGGTCTACTTCAGCTATCCGCCCGACCCGCTGACCGTCGCGTACGCGGTGCGGGAACTGGATGCCTCGATGAGGCTCGGCGCGCAGACCTCCTTCTTCCGGCTGGGCGACGACCCCGGCCTCGCGCGGTTCATCGACTCGATGGCACGGCGCGTCGGCGGCTCCGTGGTGGCGCCGGAGGCCGACGACCTCGGCGCGGCCGTGGTCTCGTCGTACCTCGGATCGCGGGGCGGCACGCCCGGCGCGGGCGGCAGCGCCTCACCCGACGACTTCGGCGGCATGTTCGGCCGCGGCTGGGGCCGCTGGTAA